The Nocardia sp. NBC_00508 nucleotide sequence GAGTCGTAGCGAAGCGTGCTACCCGGCACCCGCAAGCCGAGCATGGCCACCGAGGTGGCCAGCCACGCCCCGACGCCACCGAGCGAGATCGCCGCGGAAACCACCCACACCAGCCGGAACTGGACCGAACGAGCGCCGTGCACGATGCACGCGAGGCCGACCACGGCGCCGAGCACGGAAATGCCCACGGAGAGCACGACGAGCCAGTAGCCGAGCGCGAACTGATCGACGGACGTCTGCGCGCCGCCACCCGCGGCCAGCAGCGCGACTTCACGCATGCCGTGCGGTTCCTTCCAGCTCGTTCGCCTTCAGCTGGGCGATCGCGTACTCGGTGACCGCGGCCAGCGCCTGGCGCACCTCGATCGCATTGCGTGCGTCGATGTCCACGATCGGCACGCCCTCGCGGACCGAAAGCGCCTCGCGCAGCTCGGCGATCGGGAAGCGCGGCGCGTCGGGGAAGCGGTTCACCGCGATCAGGAACGGCAGCTTGCGCGCTTCGAAGAAGTCGACCGCGGCGAAGCTGTCCTCCAACCGCCTGGTGTCGATCAGCACCACGGCGCCGATCGCGCCGCGGATCAGGTCGTCCCACATGAACCAGAACCGCCGCTGGCCCGGCGTGCCGAACAGATAGAGCACCAGGTTGCCCGGCAGGATGATCCGGCCGAAATCCATGGCGACCGTGGTGGTCTCCTTCTCCGGCGTGTCGGCGAGATCGTCGATGCCGTCGGAGAAACGGGTCACCATCGCCTCGGTGCGCAGCGGAACGATCTCCGACACCGCACCGACGAACGTGGTCTTCCCAGCGCCGAAGCCGCCCGCGACGACGATCTTCGTCGAGGCGACCCGGTTCTCGAAGCCATCCGGCCCAGGGGCATTCCCCGGTCCGATATTCCCACTTGGCCCGGGATTTCCACTGGGCCCCAGATTCCTATAGGGCGCGGAGTCCACGCAATGTCCTCTCCATCAGGGAACGGCGCTCGTCATAGCTCGCCTCTTCGGTCAGGGTCGAATGCACGCGCATGGTGCCGTCGACGACGAGGTCGCCGATCACCACCCGGACCATGCCGAGTGGCCGGTCCAGATGCGCCGCGATCTCCGCGACCGACAGCCGGTGCGTGCCGAGTCGCAGTATCTCGATGCGGATGTCGCCGGTCGGCCAGTCGAGATGTGCAGTGTACGACAAGGTTTCGATGACCGCCTCGAGCGGCAGGTCGATCGCCGGTTCGGTACGCCCGGAGGTCAGGGCGTACGGCCGGACGCGGGTGGTTGGTCGTGGTCCGGGGCCGTATGGGTTGGACATCTCACACTCAAACGGCGGTACGGGCTGTCGCGGTGACCACCGAGCCCACCCGGTCGACCAGCAGCGCCATCTCGTAGCCGATGCGACCGATGTCGTGCGACTTGTTCGCCAGCACGGCCAGGTGCGAGCCGTTGCCCACGCTCATCACCAGCAGGTAGCCGCGCTGCATCTCGACAACGGACTGCATCACCTTGCCGCCGTCGAACAAGGAGGCCGCGCCCATCGAGAGGCTGGCGAGTCCGGCGGTGACGGCGGAGAGCTGCTCGGCGCGGTCGCTGGGCAGATGGGGGCTGGTGGCCTGCAACAGGCCGTCCGCCGACACCAGGACCGCGTGGGACACGCCGGGCACATCCCGGGTGAAGCGGGCGACCAGCCAGTTCAGGTTCTCGTCCGTGGTGCTGTTGCTGGGGTTGGTCATGCAAGCCCTCCGTCGTTGTACTGCGCATTGGCCCGCCCGCTGCGGACCCCACTGAGATGCCTGGTCAAGTTGTTGCGAATTTCATCCGGATCACGACTTCCGGCGTCCTCCGCCGGCGCCAGGCCGCCGGGCACCAGCTGGGCGCCCGGCCTGCGAATCGGCAGTCCGCCGACGGTGCGCGCGGAACTCGTCGGATGGCTGGCATCCTCGGCGGCCAGCCATCCCGCGTCACCAGGCGAAGACCACGTGCTGTCCGACGATTGCGAGGTCGAGGGCTCGACCAGCCATTCCGAGACCATGCGTTGATAGATCGGGGTGGGCGACGCGCCTGCGACCGGCTGCAGCCGGGATGAGGTTACCGTCGCGGGCTCGGGGGCCACCTCCTGCGGTGGGTCGGCGGGCGGGGTGGGCGGTTTGCGGATCGGAAGACCGGACCGTGCGGTGGTCTGGGGTGCGACGGTCTCCCTCGCCACGACCGGGTTCGGGCCCGTGATCGGCTCGTCGTCCTGGATCTCGGTCCACAGATCGGTGCGCGCCTGCGTCTGTTCCCCGTCGCCGGGCTGCTCGCTCCCGGCGGGCGTCGGCGGACCGAACGGACCGGTCTGGGTGCGGTCGGTCTCCGTGCGGGGGGTGAGCACCGGCCACGGCTGGGTGGGCGGCTGATCCGCCGGGTTGACCGCGCGGCCGACCGGCGCGGAGACCGCGGGCTGGTCGGGGGACTCGGCGACCCGGATGGCCGGACGGCGCTGGGGCAGGCCCGAACTCGTCACGCCGAAGCGTGCGGTGTCGCGCTGCGGCAGGCTCGGCACCGGAACGAGATTGCGGGGTTGTGCTCCGGTGTGCGGCGCGGCGAGCGTGGGTAGCTGATGCTCGGCGGTGATATCGAGCGGCTTGCCCGCCGGGTCGGTGGCGTCCATCGGCGGCGCGACCAGAGCGCCGGGCAGGTGCACGCTGGCGGTGATGCCGGGCTGCTGCGCCATGGTCGAGGTGCGGCGCAGGCTGACCGTGATGGTGTGGCGCTTGGCCAGCCTGCCGACGACGAACAGGCCCATCCGGCGCGCCGTCTCGACCGTGACCTCACCACCGGAGGCGAGCCGGTCGTTGGTCGTCTGCAGGTCTTCCAGGGACATGCCGAGGCCGCGGTCGGTGATCTCGATCAGGTACCCGCCGTCCACCGCGCGCGAAACCATCACCGTGACCGGTGTGGTCGGCGGCGAGTAGCGCAGCGCGTTGTCGATCAGCTCGGCGAGCAGGTGCTCGATGTCGACCGCGGGCTCGCCCGCGACGATGCCGTCGGGCACCGCGCCGATCTCGACACGCTGGTAGTCCTCGACCTGGGAGACCGCGCTCCAGAGCATGTCCGACAGGGGCACCGGGTGGAGCTGGCCGCGGCGCAGCGCGGTGCCTGCGAGCACGAGCAGGTTGTCGCCGTTGCGGCGCATGCGGGTGGCCAGGTGGTCGAGGCGGAACAGGCTCTGCAGCCGGTCGGTGTCGTCCTCGTCGTGTTCGAGATCCTCGATCAGCGCCAGCTGCTGCTCGACCAGCGATTGGCTGCGGCGGGAGAGGGTTTCGAACATGTTGCCGATCTGCAGGCGCAGGCGGGCCTGGTCGGCGGCGAGGTTCAGCGCCTGCTCGTGGATCTCGTCGACGGCGCGGGCCAGCTGGCCGATCTCGTCGGTGGTGTGCACGGCGACCGGGGTGATCTCCGGCGTGGTGCCGCCCGCGCGCACCACGGCGAGCTCGTCGGGCAGCTTGAAGTGCGCGACCTCGAGCGCGTCGCGCCGCAGACGGCGGACCGGGACGACCAGGGTGCGCGCCACCGACAGGGCCAGCGCCAGACCCGCGAGCAGCATGCCGATGACGATCGTCGTCTCGCGGAGTGCGCCGATCTGCGCCTCGGTGGTGCGGTCGTCCAGTGCGCTGTCGATCGTGTCGATCAGCTGCGCGGTGGTCTTCTCGTAGGTGTCCGAACTGATCTGCAGCGAGTCGATCACCGCGGGGTTGGTCGCCGGGTCGGCGACGTTCTGGCTGAACGTGCCGAGGCGGGTCTGCACGGCGTCCAGCAGCGGGCGCATATTGCCCGCGTAGTCCGGCAGGATCTGCGCGTACTGGTAGATCATGGTGATCTCGGCGCCCGCGGCGACCAGCACGCGCGGCCGCACGCTCGGGTTGCGGCCCGCGTCCGGCGAGCCGATCAGCATGCGCTGCTGGGTGAGTACCCGCCGTGCCGTCTGCACCGACGCCAGCTGCAGGAAGTACCGCTGGATCACCAGGTCGTCCACCGAGGGTGACAGCGCGAGCGCATTGCCGATGCGCACCATGATCTCGTCGGACTGCTCGCCGACCATCGCGGGCGAGCCGTTGCGCAAGCTGTTGCGCATCGTGGTGCCGGTCGCGATGGCCGAGGCGAGTTCGGAGGTGACCCGGCTGCTGGCCTTGGTGGTCTGCAGCGCGGCTTCCAGCTCGACCAGCGCCTGGTCGAACTTCGTCAGCGCCGCGTCGGTCCACGGGTCGGCGGTGTTGCCCCAGGTGGCGGTCGCGGTGACGCCGAGTTGCTCGGTGGCGGTACCGAACTTGACGATCGGCCGGATGATGATGGCTTGTTCGCTGGCCGCGTCCAACTGCGTCATGGTACGCAGTTCGTTGTTGATTCGGAGCACGGCGAAGACGGTGGCCAGCAGCACCGGAAGCACGAGCACCACGCCAACCTTGCGGGTGACCGACCAGTTCGACAGGCTGAATTGCCAGGACCGCGGTGCAGCTTCCATCCGCTTCCGTCGCCTCCGCTTCACCAGTGACCTCGGTTGGGCGTGGCTGTTCAGTATTGATTCAACCCGCAAAGAACCAACTAGAGGTCTTCTTTTTACCGCACGGAACATACCGTGCAGAGTGGTCAACGGCAATCCGGGGGAGTCGGTACGCAATAACCGAATATGGCTATAGAGAACGTGTTTCGCGGTGGAATGCATCAAGGACGCGTCAACTTCTCGGCACATCGGTGGAACCCCCTGGTCATGCGGGGTCGGCCGGGGTGACGCGCCGAAGGTTTCGCGCGGACTCGCCGCGGCGTGTCGGGGGTGGCCTCTCAGTTACCTCTCAGTCGCTGCGGTCAAACTGGTGACATGCGCATTCTGGTAGTCGACGACGATCGGGCCGTCCGGGAATCGCTGCGCCGGTCGCTCACCTTCAACGGCTACTCCGTCGATCTCGCGGTGGATGGCGTGGACGCGCTGGAGAAGGCAACCGTCCAGCGACCGGATGCGCTCGTGCTCGACGTGATGATGCCCCGGGTGGACGGGCTCGAGGTCTGCCGCAGGTTGCGCAGCACGGGCGACGATTTGCCGATTCTGGTTCTTACGGCGCGAGATTCGGTATCCGAGCGGGTCGCCGGCCTCGATGCCGGGGCGGACGACTATTTGCCGAAGCCCTTCGCGCTGGAGGAGCTGCTGGCACGGTTGCGGGCGCTGCTGCGGCGCACGACCGCCGATCCGGGTGAGGCATCGGAGGCGATGAAGTTCGCTGATCTGTCGCTGGATCCGGTGACGCGCGAGGTGTCCCGCGGCGCCCGCCCGATCAGTCTCACTCGGACCGAGTTCTCACTGCTGGAAATGCTGATGGCGAACCCGCGCCGGGTACTGACCCGCAGCCGCATTCTCGAGGAGGTCTGGGGCTACGATTTCCCAACCTCGGGAAATGCGCTCGAGGTGTACATCGGTTATCTGCGCCGCAAGACCGAGGCCGAAGGCGAGCCGCGGCTGATCCACACCGTGCGCGGAGTGGGCTACGTACTACGCGAAACACCCCCGTAGGCCGCTCGCATGGCACGGACACCTCCCAAGCGACCTGTCGTCGCCGCGCTCGGCCAGCCCGAGCCCGCGGACATGCGGCCGCCGATGCCACTGACCCGTTCGGTCTCGCTGCGCTCGCGGGTGACCCTGCTGGCCGCCTCCGTGGTGGCGATCGCGGTGGCCGTCACCTCGATCGCGGCCTACGCTCTCGTCGCGCGCGCGTTGTACGACGACGTGGACGCGCAGCTGCGCAGCCGCGCCAGCGCCGTGATCGCCAGCAATCCGTACGGATTCAACATCCAGAATCTGATGATCGCCTCCGCCTTCTACGATGACACCGGCATCGCGCTGATCTATCCCGACCTCAAGCCCTATTCGCCGCCGCAATCGACCGATCCACCGGTCGGGGCCGAGGAGATGGACGTCGCCGAGGGGGAGCGCAGTTCCTCGCTGCGCACCGTCGGCAATCAGCGAGTACTGGCCGTTCACACGAACTCGGGTGCGACGCTGGTGATCTCGCAGCGACTGGATCGAACGAGAGAGGTGCTGGACCGGCTCGCCTGGCTGCTGTTCGTGGTCGGCGGCTGCGGCGTCGTGCTGGCCGCCGCGGCGGGCACGGCCGTGGGCCGGACCGGCCTGCGGCCCATCGCACGGCTCACCGCGGCCACCGAACGCATCGCCCGCACCGAGGATCTGACGCCGATCCCGGTGACCGGTGACGACGAATTAGCCAGGCTCACAGAGAGTTTCAATGCGATGCTGCGCGCTTTGACCGAGTCGCGCGATCGGCAGCGCAGGTTGGTCGCCGACGCCGGGCACGAATTGCGCACGCCGCTCACCTCGCTGCGGACCAACATGGAATTGCTCATCGCGTCGAGCCGTCCTGGCGCACCGCACATACCGGACGAGGACATGGCCGAGCTGCGCGCGGACGTCATGGCCCAGATCGAAGAGTTGTCGACGCTGGTGGGCGATCTGGTCGATCTGGCACGGGAAGACGCACCGGAAACCGTCTACGAGCGGGTGGATCTCGGCGAGGTGGTGGAACGCGCGCTCGAACGAGCGCGCCGCCGTCGCAGCGGCATCGAGTTCGCCGCGGATCTGCGACCGTGGTTCGTCTACGGTCACGACGCCGGGCTGGAACGCGCGGTGCTCAACGTGCTCGACAACGCGGCCAAGTGGAGCCCAGCGGGCGCGCAGGTCCGCATCGTCATGCGGGAGAGCGGTCCGGGGCTGCTGGAGTTGTCCATCGACGACGCGGGGCCCGGAATTCCCTCGGCCGAGCGTGAGCTGGTGTTCGAGCGTTTCTACCGGATCACCTCGTCCCGGTCGATGCCGGGTTCGGGCCTCGGCTTGGCGATCGTGAAGCAAGTGGTGACAAAACACGGCGGCACCATCGCCGTCGATACGTCGGAACGTGGTGGCACCGTGGTCCGCGTCGTGCTGCCGGGTGAGGCCGGAGCTCCTGCGCCCGATTGACGCAATACCGTCCGATGGATGTCTATTTCCACCACAATGATCAGTTCTGTGCGAAATATTCACCGGAATTTCCGACATTGCAGAGATCGGATTGTGCTTGATTTGAGACATCGAGTTGCCGATGGTTCTAATACTGGTTTCTGGGGGCAGATCTCGGAAAACTGAAAGCACAGTCTCAGTCCGCTCTCAGTCGCCGTGACCACCCTGGTCGGCACGTGAGTGTCAGCGTATGTCCGAGGGGCAGCACGGTGACAGCACGACGGCGCCGAGTGCCGGCGGGGTGACGACGTGAGCGAGCTCGAGAGCGAACGAGAACACAGCGCGTCATGCGCACGGCGGCGCCGAGCGCCAGCGAGGTGACGACGTGAGCAGAGACGAGGAGTCCATGACCGAGGATTCGAAGGATCGACCGGAGCCCGGGACGGCCGCCGGTTCGGACCGGCAGCCGACCGAGCAGATTCACGGCGCGGCGTCCGCCCCGTGGTCGGCGGGTGCTCCGCAGGGCGGCGTATTCGGACCGGGGGAGGCGCATTCCCACGGTTACGGTCCGCAGGGGCCGCAGCATCCGACGGCGCAGTTCCCGCCACAGCACCATCCCGCTCAGCCGTTCGCGGGGCCATACGGGACGCCGCAGGACGGTGTCTACAGCGCGCCGCCCCGGCGGCCGTTCCGCACCGGCCTTGCCGCGGGCGCAGTCGCGCTGGCGCTGGTCAGCGGGGGCGTCGGAGGCGCGGTCGGCGCGCTGGTCACCCGCTCCGACGACGGTCGCGCCCCGGTCACCAACGCCTTGGACGCGCCGAAGCCGAACATCAGCAACGCCTCCACCGCCCCGGCCGGATCCACCCAGGCGGTCGCGCAGAAGGTGCTGCCCAGCGTGGTCATGATCAAGGTGGCCAGCAGCAAGGCCGAGGGCGAGGGCTCCGGGGTGATCCTGTCCTCCGACGGGCTCATTCTGACCAACAATCACGTGGCCGCGGGCGGCGGGCCGAACGCGAAGATGGAGGTCGTCTTCGCCGACGGCAGCAGTGCGCCTGCGTCGCTGGTCGGGGCCGACCCGGTCTCCGATCTGGCCGTCATCAAGGCGTCCGGCCGGAGCGGTCTCGCGCCGATCGAATTGGGGACGTCGGCGAACTTGCAGGTCGGCCAGCCGGTCATCGCGATCGGCTCGCCGCTCGGACTGGCGGGTACGGTCACCACGGGCATCGTGTCGTCGTTGAACCGGCCCGTCGTCACCTCTGGCAACGGCAGCGAGCCGAGTCCCGCGGTCAGTCCGGTGATCGACGCGATCCAAACCGATGCCGCGATCAACCCCGGCAACTCGGGTGGCGCTCTGGCGGACGGCAACGGGAAGCTCATCGGTATCAACACCGCCATCGCGACACTCGGGCCCTCCGAGATCGTGGGGGGTCAGACCGGGTCGATCGGGCTCGGCTTCGCGATCCCGATCGATCAGGCGCGCCGTGTCGCCGACGAGCTCATCAAGACCGGAAAGGCCACCTACGCCCAGATCGGGATCACCGTGTCGCGGCAGCAGGACCCGGAACAACAGGCTTCCGGCGCGCAGGTTCGCGATGTGACGCCGGACGGCCCCGCCGCTCGCGCGGGCATTCCGCCGGGCGTGGTCGTGACGAAGCTCGACGACCGCCCGATCGATTCCGGAAACGCGCTCGTCGCCGCCGTCCGCTCCCACCAGCCAGGCGACAAGGTGAAAGTCACCTACACCGATGAGCAAGGCAACAACCCCAAGACCGTCGAGGTCACCCTCTCCGGCGCGCCCGCGGAGGGCGGCCGATGATGCGCGGCGGACAGGCTCCGCTGGCCGACATCGACGCCGGCGTTCTCGGCGCGGCCGCCGGATTGTTCGACGCAGGCGCTACGGTGAGCAGCATGGAAATCGATGCTCCTGTGGCGGGGCGTGCTCTGGTGGTGGTCGTCGACGATCGAACGGCGCATGGAGGTGTTGACTCGCTGGGCCCGCTGGTCACCGAGCTGCTCACCGAGGCGGGTTTCCTCGTGGACGCGTCGGTGTCGGTGCAGGCCGACGAGGTCGAGATCCGCAACGCGCTCAACACCGCGGTGATCGGTGGCGTCGATCTGGTGATCTCCGTCGGCGGCACGGGCATGTCGCCGCGTGACGTCACGCCGGAAGCCACCTCTCAGGTGCTCGACCGCGAATTGCCCGGAATCAGTGAAGCGCTGCGATCTTCCGGCCGGGTGGCCGGGTCGCTGGACGCTGGTCTGTCCCGCGGGGTGGCCGGCGTGTCCGGCAGCACCCTGGTGGTCAACCTGCCCGGCACCAGGTCCGCGATCCGGGACGGTATGGCGACCCTCGGACCGCTCGCCAGCCGGGTGATCGGCGAACTCTCCGGATTGGTCGAGTAATCACCTCGCGCACTCCCCCCGAAGACCCTCGCCCGGCGGCTCGCCGGGCGAGGGATAGCGCGCGTCTGGCGAAGGTCTTCGGTGACGCCTTGCCCGAGACAACCAGCGACGAGCGCGGCGATGACCGCGACGACGGCCGCGCCGCCGACGACGACTGGCTGCGCGCGCAAGTCCCCCCACACCACGGCTGAGGCCGTTATCTACGTAGTAGCTACGTATTCCGAGCAGGGTTCTCGTGATTCGCCCGTGATCTCTTCCGCTCGAAAGTAATCCAAGAAAATTCTTTACGGCTCTGTCCCGTATGTGGTCACGGCTCCCCTGAGTCGCTTTCCGGGCAGGCTCCGCTGTAGCCATCCTGCATTTATGCACGTCAAGCCATATTCAAATGTTCGCAACTGTGACTTACGTCACGCTGAACTTTACGAACCACCGCGTTGCGGGCGCGGTTATCGAACGTTTAATGTCCCCATCGAGCCACGCACATTTGGACCCAACAGGCCCGGGTATCGGCACGCGAGATGCCGCTCGGCGGAACCTGGCTCGGTTCCGTTGCCAGCTAGTACGTTGCGACGAAATAACAACCGGTTACACATCGGCAACAAAGGAGCGACACACTGAGCTGGGCCTGAGAGGACCACGTCCAGCCTCGATGGTCGAGGTTGACTGTTTGAACCTGATGAGGGGAAGTATGAGCGAGAACCGCACCATGCGCCGCGGCGCCCGCGTCGCGGGCATCGGCGCTGCCGCGGCCGTTGCCATGGGCCTGCTTTCGACCGGTGCCGCCAACGCCGACACCTTCGTGCCGTTGCCGGACGGCCACAAGGCGGGACCTGGCGTGACGATCACCCGGAACGGAGAGCGGGCCCTGATTTCGCCGTCGCTGGCTGCCAATGGCGCCGGCCGCGTGGTCTGGGTGTCGGGCAATGCGATCGCCGATGTCGCCGTGACGCCGGAAGGCACCATCGGCCCGAACAACGGTCCGACCGGAAACCCCGGAACCAACAACTCCTCGACGCACGGTGCTTCGCAGTTGAGCACCGGTTACGTCGTGGGTTGCCAGATCAGCATTGCTGATGATGCGATTTCGGCGGGTGTGTCCGGGAGTGTGAACCTCAGTGGGGCGAGTGCTGGTGGTTCGATCGGTATCAACCTCGGGCCGGGCGAGGTGAAGTTCGTTCAGATCGATTACAAGGACATCTTGAAGCCGGGTGTTTACTCGGTGGAGTACCAGGATGCCGAGATTCAGATCCAGGGCTGCGCGGGTTACGCGCAGGCGCGTTCGTACACGGTTGTCGAGATCATCGGTGATCACTACTCGAAGACCACCCTCTACGGGATGCCGTTCAGCATCGGCTGACGTCTGTCGAATCCACGAACCATCCTCCCGCTGAAGCGGACTCAACCCTCGAGGGATAGCAATCATGATCAACCGTAAGAACCTGGCACGGATGGCCGGCGTCGGCGCCGCTGCCACCATCGCCATGGGCCTGTTCTCCACCGGTGCGGCCAACGCCGACACCTTCGTCCCACTGCCGGGCGGCGAGCTCACCAAGACGCTGTCGGACGGCACCGTCGTGACGGTCCGTCTGGCCGGGGAGTCGGCCACCATCAGCCCGTCTATGGGTGCCACGCCGGTGCACCGCAACGCGTGGGTCTCCGGTAGCGCGCAGGTTGAGCTGTCCGGCACTGCCGGCGGCAAGATCTTCCCCGGTTACACCGTCGGCTGCCAGGTCAACATCGCCGGTGGCGGTGCCACCGGTGGCGTGGACGGCGATGTGGACTGGAGTGGTGACACCGTCACCGGCGGCGTGGGCGCCAACAGTGGCGGCGAGCTGTCGCTCGGCCCGGGTCAGGCGAAGTCGTTCTACGTGCTCGATCTGGAGCAGGCCGACGATTTCGGCAACGAATCGCACAAGACCCGGAACGCGTTCAAGGGCACCAGCGGTTCGGTGACCTGGGCCGACGAGACCATCGGCCTGTCGGGCTGTGGCGGCTACGCGCAGGCGCGTGCCTTCGTCAGCGTCGAGGTCGAGACCGACAATGTCATCACCTGGGTGACGCTGTGGGGCCAGCCGTTCAGCCTCGGCTGAGCGCAGCCGGGTAAAACCCCGCAGCCACCAACGAAATGGGCCCGTCACATCGGCGGCGGGCCCATTTCGCCATGAATTCTCTTGCGCCCCGACAACGCTCCGCGATCCTAGTCGGATCGCTGTCGCGCGGGGATAACTTGCCCGAATTTCCGGAAAAGTCTGGTTGATACCGAATAGCATTGTTTCGTCCGATATCGCTCGATGACGCGATGGTCGGCGATCGCTTGGTGGACTTCACATTCCACCACCCGGCCGTCGGCTTGGAGGGACATGTCCGCCTCGACACCCTGAGGTGGGCGGATGCAACTGATGAGGAAAATATGAGCAAGTACCGCACCAACGGTCTGTCTCGAGGCGCCCGCGTCGCGGGCGCTGCCGCCGCGGCGGCCGTAGCCACCGGTCTGTTCTCGACCGGTGCCGCAAATGCCGATGTCTTCGTGCCGTTGCCGGACGGCCACAAGAACGGCCCTGGCGTGAGCCTCGCCCGCACGGGTGAGCGCGCCCTGATCTCCCCTTCTCTCGCTGCGAACGGTGCCGGCCGTGTCGTGTGGGTTTCGGGGAACGCCATCGCCGACGTAGCCGTCACACCCGAGGGAACAATCGGGCCCAACAACGGTCCGACCGGAAACCCCGGAACCAACAACTCCTCGACGCACGGTGCTTCGCAGTTGAGCACCGGTTACGTCGTGGGTTGCCAGATCAGCATTGCTGATGATGCGATTTCGGCGGGTGTGTCCGGGAGTGTGAACCTCGATGGCGCGAGTGCTGGTGGTTCGATCGGTATCAACCTCGGGCCGGGCGAGGTGAAGTTCGTTCAGATCGATTACAAGGACATCTTGAAGCCGGGTGTTTACTCGGTGGAGTACCAGGATGCCGAGATTCAGATCCAGGGCTGCGCGGGTTACGCGCAGGCGCGTTCGTACACGGTTGTCGAGATCATCGGTGATCACTACTCGAAGACCACCCTCTACGGGATGCCGTTCAGCATCGGCTGACATCGGCTGGATCTGTCAAATCTCTTTTCGCTGAAGCGAACTCGATACTCTAGGGGTATTACCATCATGTTCGATCGTAAAATGCTGGCGCGCGCGGCAGGACTGTGCGCGTCCGCGGCCATCACCATGGGTCTGCTCTCGACGGGTGCGGCGAATGCCGACACCTTCGTCCCGCTGCCGGGCGGGGAACTCACCAAGACGTTGTCGGACGGCACCGTCGTGACGATCCGTCTGGTCGGGGAGTCGGCCACCATCAGCCCGTCTATGGGTTCGACGCCGGTGCACCGCAATGCCTGGGTGTCCGGTAGTGCGCAGGTTGAAGTGTCCGGTGCCGCAGGCGGAGCGATCTTCCCGGGTTACACCGTTGGCTGCCAGGTCAACATCGCCGGTGGCGGTGCCACCGGTGGCGTGGACGGCGATGTGGACTGGAGTGGTGACACCGTCACCGGCGGCGTCGGCGCGAACAGTGGCGGCGAGCTGTCGCTCGGCCCGGGTCAGGCGAAGTCGTTCTACGTGCTCGATCTGGAGCAGGCCGACGATTTCGGCAACGAATCGCACAAGAAGCGCAACAAGTTCAAGGGCACCAGCGGTTCGGTGACCTGGGCCGACGAGACCATCGGCCTGTCGGGCTGTGGCGGCTACGCGCAGGCGCGTGCCTTCGTCAGCGTCGAGGTCGAGACCGACAATGTCATCACTTGGGTGACGCTGTGGGGCCAGCCGTTCAGCCTCGGCTGAGCGTCAACCATCCAGCCGCACAATGCGAACGGGTCCGTCGTTGTCACGGCGGGCCCGTTCCGCGCTGCGACCCAGGTGATCCAGAGTTCGTGCCGTCCGGCCGCGCTGGTCTTGCTTTCGGCGAGCAGGTCGCGGATCTGGATCAGCAGCTCCGCATCGGTGAGTCCGGGCGTGATCGGGCTGGAACGCTTCTGCAGATACTCGCCGAACTTTGTCACTCGGTATGTCTGCGGGCACGGCAGGTCAATGGAAGACGACGGCGAGCGCGGTGCGCAGGGAAGCTCCGGCCAC carries:
- a CDS encoding DUF742 domain-containing protein gives rise to the protein MSNPYGPGPRPTTRVRPYALTSGRTEPAIDLPLEAVIETLSYTAHLDWPTGDIRIEILRLGTHRLSVAEIAAHLDRPLGMVRVVIGDLVVDGTMRVHSTLTEEASYDERRSLMERTLRGLRAL
- a CDS encoding response regulator transcription factor, with the translated sequence MRILVVDDDRAVRESLRRSLTFNGYSVDLAVDGVDALEKATVQRPDALVLDVMMPRVDGLEVCRRLRSTGDDLPILVLTARDSVSERVAGLDAGADDYLPKPFALEELLARLRALLRRTTADPGEASEAMKFADLSLDPVTREVSRGARPISLTRTEFSLLEMLMANPRRVLTRSRILEEVWGYDFPTSGNALEVYIGYLRRKTEAEGEPRLIHTVRGVGYVLRETPP
- a CDS encoding HAMP domain-containing sensor histidine kinase produces the protein MARTPPKRPVVAALGQPEPADMRPPMPLTRSVSLRSRVTLLAASVVAIAVAVTSIAAYALVARALYDDVDAQLRSRASAVIASNPYGFNIQNLMIASAFYDDTGIALIYPDLKPYSPPQSTDPPVGAEEMDVAEGERSSSLRTVGNQRVLAVHTNSGATLVISQRLDRTREVLDRLAWLLFVVGGCGVVLAAAAGTAVGRTGLRPIARLTAATERIARTEDLTPIPVTGDDELARLTESFNAMLRALTESRDRQRRLVADAGHELRTPLTSLRTNMELLIASSRPGAPHIPDEDMAELRADVMAQIEELSTLVGDLVDLAREDAPETVYERVDLGEVVERALERARRRRSGIEFAADLRPWFVYGHDAGLERAVLNVLDNAAKWSPAGAQVRIVMRESGPGLLELSIDDAGPGIPSAERELVFERFYRITSSRSMPGSGLGLAIVKQVVTKHGGTIAVDTSERGGTVVRVVLPGEAGAPAPD
- a CDS encoding GTP-binding protein, with protein sequence MGPGNAPGPDGFENRVASTKIVVAGGFGAGKTTFVGAVSEIVPLRTEAMVTRFSDGIDDLADTPEKETTTVAMDFGRIILPGNLVLYLFGTPGQRRFWFMWDDLIRGAIGAVVLIDTRRLEDSFAAVDFFEARKLPFLIAVNRFPDAPRFPIAELREALSVREGVPIVDIDARNAIEVRQALAAVTEYAIAQLKANELEGTARHA
- a CDS encoding roadblock/LC7 domain-containing protein: MTNPSNSTTDENLNWLVARFTRDVPGVSHAVLVSADGLLQATSPHLPSDRAEQLSAVTAGLASLSMGAASLFDGGKVMQSVVEMQRGYLLVMSVGNGSHLAVLANKSHDIGRIGYEMALLVDRVGSVVTATARTAV
- a CDS encoding sensor histidine kinase, whose protein sequence is MEAAPRSWQFSLSNWSVTRKVGVVLVLPVLLATVFAVLRINNELRTMTQLDAASEQAIIIRPIVKFGTATEQLGVTATATWGNTADPWTDAALTKFDQALVELEAALQTTKASSRVTSELASAIATGTTMRNSLRNGSPAMVGEQSDEIMVRIGNALALSPSVDDLVIQRYFLQLASVQTARRVLTQQRMLIGSPDAGRNPSVRPRVLVAAGAEITMIYQYAQILPDYAGNMRPLLDAVQTRLGTFSQNVADPATNPAVIDSLQISSDTYEKTTAQLIDTIDSALDDRTTEAQIGALRETTIVIGMLLAGLALALSVARTLVVPVRRLRRDALEVAHFKLPDELAVVRAGGTTPEITPVAVHTTDEIGQLARAVDEIHEQALNLAADQARLRLQIGNMFETLSRRSQSLVEQQLALIEDLEHDEDDTDRLQSLFRLDHLATRMRRNGDNLLVLAGTALRRGQLHPVPLSDMLWSAVSQVEDYQRVEIGAVPDGIVAGEPAVDIEHLLAELIDNALRYSPPTTPVTVMVSRAVDGGYLIEITDRGLGMSLEDLQTTNDRLASGGEVTVETARRMGLFVVGRLAKRHTITVSLRRTSTMAQQPGITASVHLPGALVAPPMDATDPAGKPLDITAEHQLPTLAAPHTGAQPRNLVPVPSLPQRDTARFGVTSSGLPQRRPAIRVAESPDQPAVSAPVGRAVNPADQPPTQPWPVLTPRTETDRTQTGPFGPPTPAGSEQPGDGEQTQARTDLWTEIQDDEPITGPNPVVARETVAPQTTARSGLPIRKPPTPPADPPQEVAPEPATVTSSRLQPVAGASPTPIYQRMVSEWLVEPSTSQSSDSTWSSPGDAGWLAAEDASHPTSSARTVGGLPIRRPGAQLVPGGLAPAEDAGSRDPDEIRNNLTRHLSGVRSGRANAQYNDGGLA